The following proteins come from a genomic window of Gynuella sunshinyii YC6258:
- the trmD gene encoding tRNA (guanosine(37)-N1)-methyltransferase TrmD, with protein MWFGIVSLFPEMFGAVTDSGVTGRAVKKGLIDVDFWNPRDFTLDVHRTVDDRPFGGGPGMVMKVEPLLAALTAAKAHAGAGVRTIYLSPQGRQLDQQGVSELVEAEKLILVCGRYEGIDERIIETEIDEEWSIGDFVLSGGELAAMCLFDAVSRQVPGVLGHEGSAEQDSFMNGLLDCPHYTRPEIFKGLAVPQVLLSGHHENIRRWRLKQSLGRTWLKRPDLLQHRNLDKLEQTLLDEFMQEHRSAQDSGAENEQQK; from the coding sequence GTGTGGTTTGGAATTGTCAGTCTGTTTCCTGAGATGTTCGGTGCAGTAACCGATTCAGGGGTAACGGGAAGGGCAGTGAAAAAAGGACTGATTGACGTGGATTTCTGGAATCCCAGAGATTTTACTCTGGACGTTCACCGCACGGTTGATGACAGGCCTTTTGGTGGCGGACCGGGCATGGTAATGAAAGTTGAACCATTGCTGGCCGCACTGACAGCTGCCAAGGCTCATGCAGGGGCCGGTGTCCGAACCATTTACTTGTCTCCCCAGGGAAGGCAGCTGGATCAGCAGGGTGTATCCGAGCTGGTCGAAGCTGAAAAGTTGATTTTGGTCTGCGGTCGTTACGAAGGTATCGATGAGCGCATTATTGAGACTGAAATTGATGAGGAGTGGTCGATAGGAGACTTTGTTTTAAGTGGTGGTGAGTTGGCGGCGATGTGTCTATTTGATGCGGTAAGTCGTCAGGTTCCCGGTGTCCTGGGGCATGAAGGGTCAGCTGAGCAAGACTCATTTATGAACGGGTTATTGGATTGTCCACACTACACAAGACCAGAGATATTCAAGGGACTTGCAGTCCCACAGGTGTTACTCAGTGGCCATCATGAAAACATCAGGCGTTGGCGCTTGAAGCAGTCACTGGGTCGAACATGGTTAAAAAGGCCGGATTTGTTGCAGCATAGAAATTTAGACAAGCTGGAGCAAACCCTTTTGGACGAATTCATGCAGGAGCATCGCTCTGCACAGGACTCGGGAGCCGAAAATGAGCAACAGAAATAA
- the mltB gene encoding lytic murein transglycosylase B: MTKILYLFFWCCLPFLSVQTLAETFVDNPDVKTFTAKLVAEDGFSQQQLDEWFGQVRYQASIIEAFNRPKETTSSYKSYKPMFVSPETMARGKAFAETYRVALTRAEYVYGVPAEVILAVIAIESRFGRTMGGYRVFDALATTGFYYPRRADYFQKELREFLLISRDQKIDPFSVKGSYAGAMGYPQFMPSSFRAYAVDFDFDDHIDIWDNPVDAIGSIANYFKVHGWTKDALVAVKASVSGDQYDSLIADSMKLGATVEEVINSGWKLEQDIADKQQQTIPFKVETDAGMEYWVGLKNFYVITRYNHSRLYALTVHHLGLEFQSLFGQ, from the coding sequence ATGACTAAAATCCTGTATCTATTCTTTTGGTGTTGCCTGCCGTTTTTGTCAGTTCAGACATTGGCTGAGACATTTGTCGATAATCCGGATGTTAAGACCTTTACTGCCAAACTGGTGGCCGAGGATGGTTTCAGTCAGCAGCAGCTGGATGAGTGGTTTGGCCAGGTACGTTATCAGGCCAGTATTATTGAAGCCTTTAATCGCCCCAAAGAGACGACTTCCAGTTATAAAAGCTATAAGCCAATGTTTGTGTCCCCGGAGACTATGGCGCGTGGAAAAGCGTTTGCAGAAACATACCGGGTGGCGCTGACCAGGGCTGAATATGTTTATGGGGTACCGGCAGAGGTGATTCTGGCGGTGATTGCAATTGAGTCCCGGTTTGGTCGTACCATGGGCGGTTATAGAGTATTTGATGCTTTGGCAACGACCGGATTTTATTATCCGCGCAGAGCTGATTATTTTCAGAAAGAACTGCGAGAGTTTTTACTGATTAGCCGGGACCAGAAAATAGATCCGTTTTCGGTCAAAGGTTCTTATGCCGGTGCCATGGGATACCCACAGTTTATGCCATCAAGCTTCAGAGCCTATGCGGTCGATTTTGATTTTGATGATCATATTGATATCTGGGATAACCCGGTGGATGCGATTGGCAGTATTGCCAATTACTTTAAGGTGCATGGCTGGACGAAAGATGCGTTGGTTGCAGTTAAAGCCAGTGTCAGTGGAGACCAGTATGACTCATTGATTGCTGATTCCATGAAACTTGGAGCGACAGTTGAAGAAGTCATCAACAGCGGTTGGAAACTGGAACAGGACATTGCTGATAAACAACAACAAACGATTCCCTTTAAAGTGGAGACTGACGCTGGTATGGAGTATTGGGTGGGGTTGAAAAATTTTTATGTCATCACCCGTTATAACCATAGCCGGTTGTATGCCTTGACCGTGCATCATCTCGGGCTTGAATTTCAGTCGCTTTTTGGTCAATGA
- a CDS encoding DsbC family protein — MNKLIGLLGVVAVGAIAATGGWMVAQNPTAVATTADKEAIKAALASIDKQVPIVSIDESDLDGMYQVVLQNEDTLYVDASGDYFVIGDLYRNGESGFENLSEPAKLKARAAYNEVRKGILDQVDPASYITYAASAPEKTVVTVFTDVECPYCRKLHAEMAQYNKLGITVRYAAYPRAGIGSSAYNKMVSAWCSPDPREAMNNLKQMKSIPSTNCNSPVAEQFNVGRQIGVQGTPAIVAADGTMIPGYVPAEQLAQRLGIL; from the coding sequence GTGAATAAATTAATTGGTTTGTTGGGAGTTGTTGCTGTGGGTGCTATCGCTGCGACTGGTGGCTGGATGGTTGCGCAGAATCCCACGGCTGTGGCAACAACAGCTGATAAAGAGGCGATCAAGGCCGCACTGGCGTCGATTGATAAACAGGTTCCTATTGTTTCGATTGATGAGTCAGACCTGGATGGTATGTATCAGGTCGTCCTGCAAAATGAAGATACGTTATATGTTGATGCATCCGGTGATTACTTTGTGATTGGGGATCTGTATCGAAATGGTGAAAGTGGTTTTGAAAACCTTAGTGAACCGGCCAAGCTGAAAGCCCGTGCGGCATATAATGAGGTTCGTAAGGGGATACTCGACCAGGTGGATCCTGCCTCTTATATCACCTATGCTGCTTCGGCCCCTGAAAAGACCGTTGTAACGGTTTTTACGGATGTGGAGTGTCCTTATTGTCGTAAGCTGCATGCAGAGATGGCTCAATACAATAAATTGGGTATTACTGTCCGTTATGCTGCTTATCCAAGGGCGGGTATAGGTTCCTCGGCTTATAATAAGATGGTGAGTGCATGGTGTTCTCCCGACCCGCGCGAAGCGATGAATAACCTTAAGCAGATGAAGTCGATCCCATCCACCAACTGCAATAGTCCGGTGGCGGAGCAATTTAATGTTGGCCGGCAAATCGGTGTTCAGGGTACTCCGGCAATTGTTGCAGCAGATGGCACCATGATCCCGGGTTATGTGCCTGCTGAGCAATTGGCTCAACGCCTCGGCATCCTGTAA
- the argF gene encoding ornithine carbamoyltransferase, whose amino-acid sequence MGQVRHFLTLSDLSKPELYALIVRAIELKAMQKRRENYEPFKNYVLAMVFEKSSTRTRISFETGMAQLGGHAIFLSPRDAQFGRGEPLEDTARVLSEMVDAVMVRTFDHQSIETFAQYSRIPVINALTDDYHPCQLLADMQTYHEVRGDIKGKTVTWVGDGNNMCNSYINAAVQFDFNLNIACPEGFEPMQSLLEIAGDRVQIIRDPQDAVRGASLVTTDVWASMGQEEEQKLRLEKFKGYQVSPDLMDLAEKDAIFLHCLPAHRGEEISQDMLDDPRSFAFPQAGNRLHAQKALLEFLFNNSNQ is encoded by the coding sequence ATGGGTCAGGTAAGGCATTTTTTGACCTTAAGTGACTTGTCCAAGCCAGAACTGTATGCATTGATTGTCAGAGCTATTGAGCTAAAGGCCATGCAGAAACGGCGGGAAAACTATGAACCGTTTAAGAATTATGTACTGGCCATGGTATTTGAGAAATCCTCTACCCGAACCCGTATTTCATTTGAAACGGGCATGGCGCAGTTAGGCGGGCATGCCATCTTTCTCTCCCCACGAGACGCCCAGTTCGGTCGTGGGGAACCTCTTGAAGATACCGCCAGAGTTCTGTCTGAAATGGTTGATGCAGTTATGGTCAGAACATTTGACCACCAAAGCATTGAGACATTTGCACAGTATTCTCGCATTCCGGTTATCAATGCGCTCACCGACGATTATCATCCCTGTCAGTTGCTGGCGGACATGCAAACTTACCACGAAGTACGAGGGGATATAAAAGGGAAAACTGTTACCTGGGTCGGTGATGGCAACAACATGTGTAACTCCTATATCAACGCAGCAGTGCAGTTCGATTTCAATCTTAATATTGCCTGTCCGGAAGGATTTGAACCCATGCAAAGCCTGTTAGAAATCGCCGGTGATCGGGTCCAGATCATACGTGATCCACAGGATGCTGTTCGCGGAGCGTCATTAGTAACAACTGACGTATGGGCTTCAATGGGACAGGAAGAAGAGCAGAAGCTGCGCCTGGAAAAATTTAAGGGTTATCAGGTGAGTCCTGATTTAATGGATCTGGCGGAGAAGGATGCTATTTTCCTGCACTGCCTGCCAGCTCACAGAGGCGAAGAAATCAGTCAGGATATGCTCGACGACCCGCGTTCATTTGCTTTTCCCCAAGCTGGCAACCGCCTGCACGCACAGAAAGCACTATTGGAATTTTTGTTCAACAACTCAAACCAATAG
- a CDS encoding MFS transporter — protein MPYIRLSLLYFAYYAIFGVLIPYLGRYLNHYGYDFQQIGIAMACLTGINMLAPFVLARISDVLGVRLPLARAAALLMILAAWLFEPQVGFGRVILSVLLIGSGLSMVLPQLEAVTLDYLGENKHRYGFIRSWGAVGFTSIVWTVGPIMDEYGIQWYRYLLMATVVALFAFMFLLKDPEYHSYGETGAEIKGNGLEHFKELFVIILFIVYLINQTALAPYNSFADLYWQSWGHSSSSIGVLLAVAPIAETALTFLIPIVLFRYGYFKILCLALSLSVIRWFVMASVPGNFAAMAAVQLIHAFSFGAMHVTAMFLIGQVFYRHQRGMGQSLYVCLVSGLGLVLGNVYGGHFWNGGEGARLVFFSSSAMCLIALVLAVLYMRPQKLLALSAARTGQNTAV, from the coding sequence TTGCCTTATATACGTTTGTCTCTACTGTATTTTGCTTACTATGCAATTTTTGGTGTCTTGATTCCGTATCTGGGACGTTATCTCAATCACTACGGTTATGATTTTCAGCAGATTGGTATCGCAATGGCCTGCCTGACCGGTATTAATATGCTGGCTCCTTTTGTGTTGGCCCGTATCAGTGATGTCTTGGGGGTTCGTTTGCCTCTGGCCCGTGCGGCAGCACTGCTAATGATACTGGCCGCATGGTTGTTTGAACCTCAGGTTGGTTTCGGGCGTGTTATTCTTTCGGTGCTTTTGATTGGTTCTGGTCTCAGTATGGTGTTGCCACAGCTGGAAGCTGTCACACTTGACTACCTGGGTGAAAATAAACACCGCTATGGTTTTATTCGTTCCTGGGGAGCTGTCGGTTTTACTTCCATTGTTTGGACGGTTGGGCCGATCATGGACGAATACGGTATCCAGTGGTATCGCTATCTGCTCATGGCCACGGTCGTTGCATTGTTTGCGTTTATGTTTCTGCTCAAAGACCCGGAATATCATTCTTATGGCGAAACCGGAGCTGAGATCAAAGGCAATGGTCTGGAACATTTCAAAGAGTTGTTTGTCATCATCCTGTTTATAGTTTATCTGATTAACCAGACTGCGCTTGCGCCTTATAACAGCTTTGCTGATTTATATTGGCAGAGCTGGGGACACAGCTCCAGCAGCATCGGAGTATTGTTGGCAGTAGCCCCGATTGCAGAGACTGCATTGACCTTTTTGATTCCCATCGTGTTGTTTCGATACGGCTACTTTAAAATCCTTTGTCTGGCTTTGTCGCTTAGTGTTATTCGCTGGTTTGTGATGGCGAGTGTGCCAGGCAACTTCGCCGCCATGGCTGCTGTTCAGTTGATCCACGCATTTAGTTTTGGTGCGATGCATGTCACTGCTATGTTTTTGATTGGGCAAGTCTTTTATCGCCATCAGCGGGGAATGGGGCAGAGTCTTTATGTGTGTCTGGTCAGTGGTCTTGGTCTGGTGCTTGGGAACGTGTATGGCGGGCATTTCTGGAATGGTGGGGAAGGTGCTCGTCTTGTATTTTTCAGTTCCAGTGCAATGTGTCTGATTGCACTGGTTCTGGCTGTACTTTACATGCGTCCACAAAAGTTACTGGCGTTATCCGCCGCCCGCACTGGTCAAAATACGGCTGTATAG
- the rpsP gene encoding 30S ribosomal protein S16, which produces MVTIRLARGGSKKRPFYHLTVADSRNPRDGRYIERVGFFNPVARGQEEKLRIDLSRVDYWVEKGAQATDRVAALVKEYRKANA; this is translated from the coding sequence ATGGTAACTATTCGCCTCGCTCGTGGCGGTTCCAAGAAGCGCCCATTTTATCATCTGACCGTTGCCGATAGCCGCAATCCACGTGATGGCCGTTATATCGAACGTGTTGGTTTCTTTAACCCAGTTGCCCGTGGCCAGGAAGAAAAGTTACGTATTGACCTGAGTCGCGTTGACTACTGGGTTGAGAAGGGCGCCCAGGCGACTGACCGGGTTGCTGCGCTGGTGAAAGAATATCGTAAGGCTAACGCCTGA
- the rimM gene encoding ribosome maturation factor RimM (Essential for efficient processing of 16S rRNA) — MGDNKLIALGKITSVFGIKGWVKVYSYTEPMNQILDYPEWILQLNGRRLVVRLNAGKVHGKGLIAHIKDCDDRDEALKYQGAEIYVVAEQLPELEDGDFYWHELEGLKVVTLNGTNLGVVDHMMSAGTANDVLVVRGNDSAIDHEERLIPYLMDEVVKNVDLTNGEILVDWQPDY; from the coding sequence ATGGGTGATAACAAGCTGATTGCTCTTGGAAAAATAACTTCTGTTTTTGGTATCAAAGGTTGGGTGAAGGTTTATTCCTATACTGAGCCGATGAACCAGATCCTGGACTACCCCGAATGGATCTTGCAGTTGAATGGACGTCGTTTGGTCGTTCGTTTAAACGCAGGTAAAGTGCATGGCAAAGGATTGATAGCTCATATAAAAGATTGTGACGATCGCGATGAAGCCCTGAAGTACCAAGGGGCTGAGATTTACGTTGTGGCCGAGCAATTGCCTGAGCTGGAAGATGGAGATTTCTACTGGCATGAGCTGGAGGGGTTAAAGGTGGTGACGTTGAACGGCACCAACCTTGGGGTTGTTGATCATATGATGAGTGCCGGTACGGCCAATGATGTTCTTGTGGTTCGTGGTAATGATAGTGCCATTGATCATGAAGAGCGTTTGATTCCTTATCTAATGGATGAGGTGGTCAAAAACGTTGACCTGACAAACGGTGAGATTCTGGTTGATTGGCAACCGGACTATTGA
- the glgA gene encoding glycogen synthase GlgA: MRVLFLASEMDGLVKTGGLADVARALPEQLVKKGVDVRVVIPCYRPLLARNFPVRIPQLETRLNHFNSYFSAIRETEVSGVTVYLIEHNHFFDREGLYFDEQGDFGDNAIRFALLCKAALDICDVLSWYPDIIHCNDWQTALTPLYLKEHLHRHPGFTHTRTLLSIHNGLFQGHAPGEQRYEIGMHPGFFTSEVFEDHGKINLLKGGIVMADAVCAVSPGYRNELLSPEGSHGLWMYYGRRRDSFHGILNGCDYNSWNPEVDAHISATFSASDISGKHQCKHALQQQSGLQVNPDIPVLGIVSRLTDQKGFQFLLPALQELLHHQDSYFQIVALGSGNQDFSDWLTQLATDFPDRVHFTHGYNEPLSHQIEAGADFFLMPSAFEPCGLNQIYSLKYGTLPIVRATGGLQDTVVGLDDHHSNLSIATGFSFAEPSAEACKQVILKALGIWQHHRDIYNQMQHRAMEQDFSWDNPVQQYLDLYSRILTSAGGG, from the coding sequence ATGAGAGTATTATTTTTGGCCTCTGAAATGGATGGACTGGTAAAAACCGGTGGGCTGGCAGATGTTGCCCGCGCATTGCCGGAACAGTTGGTCAAAAAAGGTGTTGATGTCAGAGTCGTCATTCCATGTTATCGCCCATTGCTTGCCAGAAACTTTCCGGTTCGTATACCCCAGCTCGAAACCCGGTTGAATCACTTCAACAGCTACTTTTCTGCCATTCGGGAAACTGAAGTCTCCGGCGTCACCGTTTATTTGATTGAACATAATCACTTTTTTGACCGCGAAGGTCTTTATTTTGATGAGCAGGGTGACTTCGGCGACAATGCCATTCGCTTTGCTCTGCTCTGTAAGGCGGCGCTGGATATCTGCGATGTATTGAGCTGGTATCCGGATATTATTCACTGCAACGACTGGCAGACGGCTCTGACACCGCTCTACCTTAAGGAACACTTGCACCGCCATCCGGGTTTCACTCACACCCGCACACTTTTAAGCATTCACAATGGATTATTCCAGGGACATGCTCCTGGCGAACAGCGTTACGAAATAGGGATGCATCCTGGTTTTTTTACTTCGGAAGTGTTTGAAGATCACGGCAAAATAAATCTTCTCAAAGGCGGGATTGTTATGGCTGATGCCGTTTGTGCTGTCAGCCCCGGATATCGGAACGAGTTACTGAGTCCTGAAGGCAGCCATGGTTTGTGGATGTACTATGGTCGTCGGCGGGATTCATTCCACGGTATTTTAAATGGTTGCGACTATAACAGCTGGAACCCCGAGGTCGATGCACACATCAGTGCGACATTTTCTGCCTCCGATATCAGCGGCAAACATCAATGCAAACACGCATTGCAGCAGCAGAGCGGACTACAGGTCAATCCAGACATTCCGGTCCTGGGCATTGTCAGCCGCCTGACAGATCAGAAAGGATTTCAGTTTCTACTTCCCGCACTGCAGGAATTGCTACATCACCAGGACAGCTATTTTCAGATCGTGGCATTGGGGTCAGGAAACCAGGATTTTTCTGACTGGCTGACCCAGCTGGCAACAGACTTTCCTGACCGGGTCCATTTTACTCATGGTTACAACGAGCCATTATCCCATCAGATTGAGGCTGGCGCAGATTTTTTCCTGATGCCCTCCGCATTCGAACCATGCGGACTCAACCAGATCTACAGCCTTAAATACGGAACACTGCCTATTGTCAGAGCTACTGGAGGCTTACAGGATACGGTGGTCGGCCTTGATGATCACCACAGTAACCTTTCCATTGCCACTGGTTTCAGTTTTGCCGAACCTTCTGCAGAAGCCTGCAAGCAGGTCATTCTCAAAGCTCTAGGCATTTGGCAACATCACCGGGATATCTACAACCAGATGCAGCATCGGGCCATGGAGCAGGATTTCTCCTGGGATAACCCGGTGCAGCAATATCTCGACCTATACAGCCGTATTTTGACCAGTGCGGGCGGCGGATAA
- the grxD gene encoding Grx4 family monothiol glutaredoxin, with protein MTDTIETIKEQISANPILLYMKGNPNQPMCGFSARAVQHLMACGQRFAYVDILQNPDIRAELPKYANWPTFPQLWVNGELVGGCDIVSEMAESGELKTLIDSVAPKA; from the coding sequence ATGACTGATACGATTGAAACGATTAAAGAACAGATTTCTGCCAACCCGATTCTGTTATATATGAAAGGTAATCCGAATCAGCCGATGTGTGGTTTTTCTGCCCGTGCTGTGCAACATCTGATGGCATGCGGTCAACGTTTTGCGTATGTTGATATTTTGCAGAACCCCGATATCAGGGCAGAACTTCCTAAGTATGCGAATTGGCCTACATTTCCTCAATTATGGGTTAATGGTGAATTGGTTGGTGGCTGCGACATCGTTTCTGAGATGGCGGAGTCCGGTGAGTTGAAGACTTTGATCGATTCCGTTGCCCCAAAAGCATAA
- the glgC gene encoding glucose-1-phosphate adenylyltransferase: MSGILSMILAGGEGTRLAPLTSVRAKPAVPFGGNYRIIDFVLNNFVNSDLLQIFVLTQFKSHSLLKHLSRSWRVTGLTSRFIDPIPAQMQTGKHWYQGTADAIYQNVNLVEGMDPEVVCVFGGDHIYKMDIRQMINFHHDHGALLTVAAIPVPVSQADQFGIIEVDENGKMIGFEEKPKENPKTIPGRPGYALASMGNYVFDAKTLVQTLKDDAEDMESLHDFGHSIIPKLFESGDVYVYDFSINEIRGEPENSRGYWRDVGTIDSFYEANMDLISVIPPIDLYNKHWPLRSYHPPVPPAKFVHDEKNRTGQAIRSMVASGCIISGSIVYNSVLGFNNHIHSHSYVDSSVIMGNCDIGRGCRIRRAILDKNVSLAPGTVIGEDPVHDRERFHVSAEGVVVIPKGAKIGF, encoded by the coding sequence ATGTCAGGCATTCTTTCAATGATTCTTGCAGGTGGGGAAGGCACACGATTGGCACCGTTGACTTCTGTACGCGCCAAGCCAGCAGTACCATTTGGCGGTAATTATCGAATCATCGATTTTGTTCTTAACAATTTTGTTAATTCAGATTTACTTCAAATTTTTGTACTGACCCAATTTAAGTCCCATTCACTACTCAAACATCTCAGTCGCTCGTGGCGGGTAACCGGCCTGACCAGCCGATTTATTGATCCTATTCCTGCTCAAATGCAAACAGGTAAACACTGGTACCAGGGCACTGCTGATGCCATTTACCAGAATGTCAATCTGGTTGAAGGAATGGATCCTGAAGTGGTCTGTGTCTTCGGTGGTGATCACATTTATAAAATGGATATTCGCCAGATGATCAATTTTCATCATGACCACGGCGCTCTTCTAACAGTCGCGGCCATCCCGGTCCCAGTCAGTCAGGCAGATCAGTTTGGGATTATTGAAGTTGATGAAAATGGCAAGATGATCGGCTTTGAGGAAAAGCCCAAAGAAAACCCCAAAACCATACCGGGTCGCCCCGGATATGCACTGGCCTCAATGGGCAATTATGTGTTTGATGCCAAAACTCTGGTCCAAACGTTAAAAGACGATGCTGAAGACATGGAGTCACTGCACGATTTTGGCCATAGCATCATTCCCAAACTGTTTGAGAGCGGTGATGTCTATGTCTATGATTTTTCCATCAACGAAATTCGCGGTGAACCGGAAAACTCCCGAGGATACTGGCGAGACGTGGGGACCATAGACAGTTTTTATGAAGCCAACATGGATCTGATTTCAGTCATTCCACCGATAGACCTTTATAACAAACACTGGCCACTGCGCAGCTATCATCCTCCAGTTCCACCAGCTAAATTTGTCCACGACGAAAAAAATCGAACTGGTCAGGCCATTCGTTCAATGGTGGCTTCAGGTTGTATTATTTCCGGTTCAATCGTATACAACTCAGTACTGGGATTTAACAATCACATTCACAGTCATTCGTATGTCGACAGTTCCGTCATCATGGGCAACTGCGACATTGGCCGTGGCTGTCGTATCCGAAGGGCTATTCTGGACAAAAATGTCAGCTTAGCTCCCGGTACCGTTATTGGTGAAGACCCGGTACACGATCGTGAGCGTTTCCATGTATCTGCGGAAGGGGTCGTGGTCATCCCCAAAGGCGCAAAAATCGGCTTTTAA
- the rplS gene encoding 50S ribosomal protein L19: MSNRNKIIQAIEAEQLKTNVPAFGPGDTLVVQVKVKEGERERLQAFEGVCIGRRNRGLGSNFTVRKISSGVGVERTFQLHSPLVESIEVKRRGDVRQSKIYYLRDRSGKSARIKEKLDRKG; this comes from the coding sequence ATGAGCAACAGAAATAAAATTATTCAAGCAATAGAAGCTGAGCAGTTAAAGACAAATGTACCAGCATTTGGTCCTGGTGATACGTTGGTGGTACAGGTTAAAGTTAAAGAAGGTGAGCGCGAGCGTTTACAGGCGTTTGAAGGCGTGTGTATTGGTCGTCGCAACCGTGGTTTGGGTTCTAACTTCACCGTTCGGAAAATTTCCAGTGGTGTGGGCGTAGAGCGGACATTTCAGTTACACAGCCCATTGGTAGAAAGTATTGAAGTGAAGCGTCGTGGTGACGTTCGTCAATCCAAAATCTACTATTTGCGTGATCGTTCTGGTAAGTCTGCACGTATTAAAGAAAAACTGGACCGTAAAGGTTGA
- the tadA gene encoding tRNA adenosine(34) deaminase TadA, giving the protein MDNSEHEYWMALALEQAEKAWGMNEVPVGAIVVRNGEVIGEGYNQPISTHDPSAHAEIMALRNAAQKVNNYRLPGSTLYVTLEPCTMCYGAMIHARIESLVFGACEPKAGVVCSADQIGEKGYFNHRIKVVKGVLESRCGGMLSDFFKARRAQIKKASP; this is encoded by the coding sequence GTGGATAATTCCGAGCATGAATACTGGATGGCGTTGGCATTGGAACAGGCGGAAAAAGCCTGGGGAATGAATGAAGTCCCTGTCGGTGCAATCGTAGTACGGAATGGTGAGGTGATCGGGGAGGGATACAATCAACCCATCAGCACTCATGATCCCTCTGCCCATGCAGAAATCATGGCGCTGAGAAACGCTGCGCAAAAGGTGAATAATTATCGCTTACCGGGCAGTACTCTGTATGTCACGTTGGAGCCTTGTACCATGTGTTACGGGGCGATGATCCATGCCCGGATTGAGTCATTAGTATTTGGCGCTTGTGAGCCAAAAGCCGGGGTTGTATGCAGTGCCGATCAAATTGGTGAAAAAGGTTATTTCAATCATCGCATAAAAGTAGTAAAAGGCGTTCTCGAATCTCGTTGCGGTGGAATGCTGTCAGATTTTTTCAAAGCCCGTCGGGCGCAAATCAAGAAAGCCAGTCCGTAG